The following proteins are co-located in the Bathymodiolus thermophilus thioautotrophic gill symbiont genome:
- the dapD gene encoding 2,3,4,5-tetrahydropyridine-2,6-dicarboxylate N-succinyltransferase, protein MKDIIEAAFENRANLNPQSASTEIKQAVAEAIHLLDSGQARVAEQKGVGDWVVNEWLKKAVLLSFRLEDNVPMQGGFTQYYDKVPSKFATMSADEFAAAGVRVVPPASARRGSFIAKDTVLMPSYVNIGAYVDSGTMVDTWATVGSCAQIGKNVHLSGGVGIGGVLEPLQASPTIIEDNCFIGARSEVVEGVIVEEGAVISMGVYIGQSTKIFNRETGEITYGRVPAGSVVVSGNLPSKDGSYSLYCAVIVKQVDAKTRSKVGINELLRGI, encoded by the coding sequence ATGAAGGATATTATTGAAGCAGCTTTTGAAAACAGAGCCAACCTTAACCCACAATCAGCCAGCACGGAAATCAAACAAGCCGTTGCCGAAGCCATTCACCTACTTGACTCAGGACAAGCACGCGTCGCCGAGCAAAAAGGGGTGGGTGATTGGGTGGTCAACGAATGGCTAAAAAAAGCGGTGTTATTGTCTTTTAGACTAGAGGACAATGTGCCTATGCAAGGCGGTTTTACCCAATATTATGACAAAGTTCCTTCAAAATTTGCCACTATGTCCGCAGACGAATTTGCAGCAGCAGGCGTTCGTGTCGTTCCCCCGGCAAGCGCACGCCGAGGTTCTTTTATCGCCAAAGACACCGTGCTAATGCCCAGTTATGTCAATATTGGCGCTTATGTGGATTCAGGCACTATGGTAGATACTTGGGCAACTGTTGGCTCATGCGCACAAATTGGTAAAAATGTTCACTTGTCTGGTGGCGTTGGTATTGGTGGCGTATTAGAGCCATTGCAGGCTAGCCCAACGATTATTGAAGACAACTGCTTTATCGGCGCTCGTTCAGAGGTTGTGGAAGGGGTGATTGTGGAAGAGGGTGCGGTGATTTCAATGGGTGTTTATATTGGACAATCTACCAAAATTTTCAATCGTGAAACAGGGGAAATTACTTATGGTCGTGTGCCAGCAGGATCGGTTGTTGTTTCGGGTAATTTGCCTTCAAAAGACGGCAGTTATTCACTTTACTGTGCAGTAATTGTTAAACAAGTTGATGCCAAAACTCGCTCTAAAGTAGGCATTAATGAGTTGTTAAGAGGTATTTAA
- a CDS encoding lipase family protein, with amino-acid sequence MTSSKKFDINLALELAHLSAATYAQYVDYIKGKKWTVPEGYKLEITFQTTHEGDPYPLGFIASKGGDIYISWRGVLTIEEWFEAIDFEQEDCAYLTEGSKVESGFYQVYTLAEKIFSPQVKVLNFLKERQIKGNIYLTGHSLGGALAVLNALDIVKHTEYQDLILYSFAAPRTGSPEYAAIYNNANLNSWRVVNVNDEVPKLPLKNTLGCYYQHVNQEFSITFGSGCIEDWAEDHLLPNYISQLEKMKEGLCANTNEE; translated from the coding sequence ATGACTTCATCAAAAAAATTTGATATAAACCTAGCCTTAGAATTGGCTCATTTGAGCGCTGCGACATATGCTCAATATGTTGATTATATAAAAGGCAAAAAATGGACAGTACCTGAGGGCTATAAATTAGAAATCACATTCCAAACAACGCATGAAGGTGACCCTTATCCATTGGGCTTTATCGCCTCTAAAGGAGGGGATATTTATATTAGTTGGCGTGGTGTTCTTACCATTGAAGAGTGGTTTGAAGCGATTGACTTTGAGCAAGAAGATTGTGCTTACCTTACAGAAGGCAGCAAAGTTGAATCTGGGTTTTATCAAGTATATACATTGGCAGAAAAAATTTTCTCCCCTCAGGTCAAGGTTTTGAACTTTCTTAAAGAGAGGCAAATAAAAGGCAATATATATTTGACTGGCCACAGTTTGGGTGGCGCTCTTGCTGTGTTGAATGCACTTGATATTGTCAAGCATACAGAATATCAAGACCTTATTCTCTACTCATTTGCAGCGCCTCGCACAGGCTCTCCTGAATATGCTGCAATATACAACAATGCAAACCTCAATTCTTGGCGAGTGGTTAATGTAAACGACGAAGTGCCAAAATTGCCTTTAAAAAACACCTTAGGTTGTTATTATCAGCATGTAAATCAAGAATTTAGTATAACCTTTGGCAGTGGCTGCATTGAAGACTGGGCGGAGGACCATTTATTACCTAACTACATCAGTCAGCTGGAAAAAATGAAAGAAGGTCTTTGTGCAAATACGAATGAAGAATAA
- a CDS encoding metallophosphoesterase, translating to MNFSKFIIAISLLLLSSLTYAQSPYRWVQMAANNQLSVRAILLNDKQCPVAHINNVPTVMKLRAPKVANFPAVCELLVSRDTHSIKIQQRVLPTLPSEVNRVAILGDTGCRIKKTSVQDCNDVKAWPFRELSASIASKTPDIILHVGDYFYRETPCPKGNKGCKGSPSGYNWDTWNADWFTPASSLFQSAVIAFSRGNHENCSRAKNGWSRYLSPWAYTGQTCAEMEKPYMFKLKNVNYIMFDSSYGQDDRTSDTQLALYKKTIEQLKLDKDSTNIVLTHRPMWTYNKIKSKYYYGNLTQQMAFKNLLPNRTLFIAGHAHYLQVLDMHTDYDQLIVGNSGTALYKVGNTTKKSVDINKHKANFVYSRSGFGYGILTDKDKVFRFYNQKGSNVGKCIWFPNKRASLICQ from the coding sequence ATGAATTTTTCTAAGTTTATTATTGCTATTTCGTTGTTATTATTGTCATCTTTGACTTACGCACAATCCCCTTATCGATGGGTACAAATGGCGGCAAATAATCAACTTAGCGTTAGAGCCATTTTATTAAATGACAAACAATGTCCAGTGGCACACATCAATAATGTTCCTACTGTGATGAAATTAAGAGCGCCTAAGGTGGCGAATTTTCCAGCAGTCTGTGAATTGTTGGTTAGCCGTGACACCCATTCAATCAAAATTCAACAGCGGGTGTTGCCTACTTTACCCAGTGAAGTAAATCGTGTTGCGATATTAGGCGACACAGGGTGTCGGATTAAGAAAACTAGCGTCCAAGACTGTAACGATGTTAAGGCTTGGCCGTTTCGTGAATTAAGTGCCAGTATTGCCTCAAAAACCCCTGACATAATTTTACATGTAGGTGATTATTTTTACCGGGAAACCCCCTGTCCTAAGGGCAATAAAGGTTGCAAAGGTTCGCCAAGTGGATACAATTGGGACACTTGGAATGCCGATTGGTTTACACCTGCAAGTTCGTTGTTTCAATCTGCAGTCATTGCCTTTTCTAGGGGCAATCATGAAAATTGCAGTAGGGCAAAAAATGGCTGGTCCCGCTATTTATCGCCATGGGCATATACTGGGCAAACTTGTGCCGAGATGGAAAAACCCTATATGTTTAAGTTGAAAAATGTTAATTATATTATGTTTGACAGTAGTTATGGTCAGGACGACCGTACCTCCGACACACAATTAGCACTGTATAAAAAGACAATAGAGCAGTTAAAACTTGACAAAGATTCGACCAATATAGTGCTGACACACCGACCTATGTGGACCTATAATAAGATTAAATCCAAATATTATTATGGCAATTTAACCCAACAAATGGCCTTCAAAAACCTACTGCCTAATCGCACCCTATTTATTGCTGGGCACGCACATTATTTACAAGTGTTAGATATGCACACCGATTACGATCAACTGATTGTTGGCAATAGCGGCACAGCATTATACAAAGTGGGTAACACCACGAAAAAATCCGTTGATATTAACAAACATAAGGCTAATTTTGTTTATTCTCGCTCAGGTTTCGGCTACGGAATTTTGACCGACAAGGATAAAGTCTTTAGATTTTATAATCAAAAAGGAAGTAATGTTGGAAAATGTATATGGTTCCCCAACAAGCGTGCTTCATTGATTTGCCAATAG
- the ubiA gene encoding 4-hydroxybenzoate octaprenyltransferase — MNAYFRLMRLDKPIGIALLLYPALWALFLAAEGLPDLKLCLIFVLGVVLMRSAGCVINDYADRKIDKLIERTHNRPITTGEIHPKSALILFFIMMMIAFGLVLLTNALTVQLAVIAGFLATLYPFTKRWTHLPQFVLGCAFAMSVPMAFAATKGSVPSEAWWVFFATVVWTVIYDTMYAMADREEDLKIGVKSTAILFAKFDRLIIAILQLILISLLLIIGLVFALKLEYFFMLFMVLGLMIYHQFLIKKREKSAYFKAFLHNQYIGMSVLFGVIFSVSY, encoded by the coding sequence ATGAATGCTTATTTTCGCCTGATGCGTTTGGATAAGCCGATTGGCATTGCTCTTTTGCTTTATCCTGCTTTATGGGCATTGTTTTTGGCGGCAGAGGGTTTGCCTGATTTAAAGTTATGCCTGATTTTTGTTTTAGGCGTGGTTTTAATGCGTTCAGCAGGTTGTGTGATTAATGATTATGCCGATAGAAAAATCGATAAATTGATTGAACGCACACACAATCGCCCTATTACAACAGGTGAAATTCATCCTAAGTCGGCACTGATTTTATTTTTTATAATGATGATGATTGCCTTTGGCTTGGTGTTGTTGACCAATGCTTTAACCGTTCAATTGGCAGTAATTGCAGGTTTTTTAGCGACACTTTACCCATTTACCAAACGCTGGACACATCTGCCGCAATTCGTGCTTGGCTGTGCATTTGCGATGAGTGTACCGATGGCTTTTGCTGCCACAAAGGGCAGTGTGCCGAGTGAGGCGTGGTGGGTTTTCTTCGCAACGGTTGTTTGGACGGTTATTTACGATACGATGTATGCAATGGCAGATAGGGAAGAGGACTTAAAGATTGGCGTTAAATCCACGGCTATTTTATTTGCAAAGTTTGACCGTTTGATTATTGCCATATTACAATTGATATTAATAAGTCTTTTATTGATAATTGGGTTGGTATTTGCGTTAAAATTAGAATATTTTTTTATGCTTTTTATGGTGCTAGGGCTAATGATCTACCATCAGTTTTTAATTAAAAAACGGGAAAAAAGTGCCTATTTTAAGGCATTTTTGCACAATCAATATATTGGTATGAGTGTGTTGTTTGGTGTTATTTTTAGCGTCAGTTATTAA
- a CDS encoding RluA family pseudouridine synthase, whose translation MSVIFQTVDEFAVGQRLDNYLLKHLKGVPKSHIYRVIRKGEVRVNKGRKKADYKLQMDDVVRIPPIRVAEPKSGKTSDGLKKLLTESILYEDKGLLIINKPSGLAVHGGSGIDVGVIEALRDMYNTPVELVHRIDRATSGVLLIAKKRSVLKNLHEQLVQHQMEKRYTALVKGTWSKKRHTIDAPLHQNSRCTVVDVKGKEALSHFQPLKNFDRIDAALVEVLIETGRMHQIRVHAQYAGHPLAGDDKYGDREFDRKLHAQGLRRLFLHAHQLTFTNPSTEEIQTVKAPLSAELKAFLATL comes from the coding sequence ATGAGCGTTATTTTTCAAACAGTTGATGAATTTGCTGTGGGGCAACGCTTGGATAATTATTTATTAAAACATCTAAAGGGCGTGCCAAAATCGCATATTTATCGGGTAATTCGTAAGGGCGAGGTGCGGGTTAATAAAGGCAGGAAAAAGGCGGATTACAAATTACAAATGGATGATGTGGTGCGCATTCCCCCTATTCGGGTTGCCGAGCCAAAGTCTGGTAAAACTTCTGACGGTCTTAAGAAATTATTGACTGAGAGTATTTTATATGAAGACAAAGGGTTGTTGATCATCAATAAGCCGAGTGGTTTAGCAGTCCATGGTGGCAGTGGGATTGATGTGGGGGTGATTGAGGCGTTGAGAGATATGTATAACACGCCTGTGGAGTTGGTGCATCGTATTGATAGAGCGACTTCGGGTGTGTTGTTGATTGCCAAAAAACGCAGTGTGTTGAAAAATTTGCATGAACAATTGGTGCAGCATCAAATGGAAAAGCGTTATACCGCTTTAGTTAAAGGCACTTGGTCAAAAAAACGCCATACGATTGATGCGCCTTTGCATCAAAATTCTCGTTGCACAGTGGTGGATGTTAAAGGCAAAGAGGCGTTGAGTCATTTTCAACCGTTGAAAAATTTCGACCGTATTGATGCGGCTTTGGTTGAAGTGTTAATTGAAACTGGGCGAATGCATCAAATCCGTGTGCATGCGCAATATGCAGGGCATCCGTTGGCGGGTGATGATAAATATGGCGACAGGGAATTTGACCGTAAATTACATGCTCAAGGTCTGAGGCGTTTGTTTTTACATGCCCATCAATTAACTTTTACCAATCCAAGTACGGAAGAAATTCAAACCGTTAAAGCGCCGTTGTCAGCTGAATTAAAGGCATTTTTGGCAACATTATGA
- a CDS encoding TatD family hydrolase, which translates to MKIIDSHCHLDRVDLSAFGGSMESLLVHAKTLSVETFLCVCIDLEHFDEVLALAKKYPQIYASVGVHPCEMEGQDPSVEALLALAQDDNIIAIGETGLDYFHVEKDTADWQRARFRRHIQASNRSGKPMIIHTRNARADTIEIMREEQAQKGVMHCFSEDWETAKAALDLGFYISFSGIITFKSAGDLREVAKKVPLDRILVETDAPYLTPVPYRGKPNSPAYTYYTAEKLAEIRGVSIETIASATTSNFKTLFAL; encoded by the coding sequence ATGAAAATTATTGACTCACATTGCCATCTCGACAGAGTAGATTTATCCGCATTTGGCGGTAGTATGGAAAGTTTGTTGGTGCATGCTAAGACGCTATCGGTGGAGACATTTTTGTGCGTTTGTATTGATTTGGAGCATTTTGATGAGGTGTTGGCTTTGGCGAAAAAGTATCCGCAGATTTATGCGTCGGTGGGGGTGCATCCTTGTGAAATGGAGGGGCAGGATCCGAGTGTGGAGGCGTTATTGGCGTTGGCTCAGGATGATAATATTATTGCTATTGGGGAGACGGGGTTGGATTATTTTCATGTGGAAAAAGACACTGCTGACTGGCAGAGGGCGCGTTTTAGGCGACATATTCAGGCTTCAAATCGTTCGGGTAAGCCGATGATTATTCATACTCGGAATGCTAGGGCGGATACTATTGAGATTATGCGTGAAGAGCAGGCACAGAAAGGGGTGATGCATTGTTTTTCTGAGGATTGGGAGACGGCTAAGGCGGCGTTGGATTTGGGTTTTTATATTTCATTTTCAGGCATTATTACTTTTAAGAGTGCGGGGGATTTGCGAGAGGTTGCTAAAAAAGTGCCGTTGGATAGGATTTTGGTGGAAACGGATGCGCCTTATTTGACCCCTGTGCCTTATCGTGGTAAGCCTAATTCACCTGCTTATACTTATTATACGGCTGAAAAATTAGCTGAAATTCGGGGCGTAAGCATTGAGACAATTGCCAGTGCTACCACGAGTAATTTTAAAACCTTGTTTGCCTTATGA
- a CDS encoding ATP-binding protein produces MANNNISSVSKYELTIDLNALNHLGLNLYSNVPAVLSEIIANSWDADSENIKITTSNEEIKIVDDGCGMTTQEMNKKFLTVGRQRRRDMGGDLTPKFSRQVMGRKGIGKLSIFSIANDIEIHTKKKGKTIGIKMNVSDIIEKIESKEQYFPDEIGHINIESETGTVIILRDIKKRVQSSINNNLKKRISRRFDIFSDKFKVIVNGDSVTIGDRGYFHKLEFATKYGELGNYGKYLGKLDDDMVHDRTSELNGLKISGWIGLSKESGSLEEDGVNLNKISILSRGKVALEDILVSYREGGLYTKFLIGEIRADFLDDTDDEDIATSSRQDFIQDDKRFIRIKEFIENELKYISNARVKYKEENGTKMAIKIPAINEWFNSLQGDAKKSAKSMFGKINAISLDDDLQRKSLYKQGVIAFETLHHKEKLSQLDNLNDENFEQTLEIFSELDDIEASWYYQITVGRLSVIQKLQTHIEGNALEKVVQEYIYEHLWLLDPSWERATEPPIMEKKITSEFSRVSDELSAEEKNGRVDIKYRKTSGKHIIIELKRSSVKPKAGNILEQVKKYKRALKKQLDEHNETGEIEVICLVGNRLSGWEVLSEKESDEKSLMAHNITVITYQQLIKDAENSYKSYLDKGKDKGRIQQLLQSIDDS; encoded by the coding sequence ATGGCAAATAACAACATATCTTCTGTATCCAAGTATGAGTTAACCATTGATCTGAATGCACTTAATCATTTAGGGCTTAATTTATATAGCAATGTGCCTGCTGTTTTATCAGAAATAATTGCTAATTCTTGGGATGCAGACTCTGAAAATATTAAAATTACTACATCTAACGAAGAAATTAAGATCGTAGATGATGGTTGTGGCATGACCACCCAAGAAATGAATAAGAAGTTTTTAACGGTAGGACGCCAAAGAAGAAGGGATATGGGGGGTGACTTGACTCCAAAATTTAGTAGACAAGTAATGGGCAGAAAAGGGATCGGCAAGTTGTCAATTTTTTCTATTGCTAATGATATTGAAATACACACAAAAAAAAAGGGCAAGACAATTGGCATAAAAATGAATGTCAGCGATATTATTGAAAAAATAGAATCTAAGGAGCAATATTTTCCAGATGAAATAGGTCATATAAATATAGAAAGCGAAACAGGCACTGTTATTATTTTAAGAGACATTAAAAAAAGAGTTCAATCATCAATTAATAATAATTTAAAAAAACGCATCTCTCGCCGTTTTGATATTTTTTCGGATAAATTCAAAGTCATAGTAAATGGAGATAGTGTCACTATTGGGGACAGAGGTTATTTTCATAAGTTAGAATTTGCTACAAAATACGGAGAATTGGGTAATTATGGTAAGTATTTAGGCAAGCTTGACGATGATATGGTTCATGATAGAACAAGCGAACTAAATGGTTTAAAAATTAGTGGTTGGATTGGATTATCTAAGGAGTCTGGCAGTTTAGAAGAGGATGGGGTAAATTTAAATAAAATTTCTATATTGTCTAGAGGTAAGGTTGCATTAGAGGATATTTTAGTTTCATATAGAGAAGGTGGGCTTTATACAAAGTTTTTAATAGGAGAAATTAGAGCAGACTTTCTAGATGACACAGACGATGAAGATATAGCGACATCTAGTAGGCAGGATTTTATTCAAGATGACAAGAGGTTTATCAGGATTAAAGAGTTTATTGAGAATGAATTAAAATACATTAGTAACGCAAGAGTTAAATATAAAGAAGAAAATGGCACAAAAATGGCGATAAAAATACCGGCAATTAATGAATGGTTCAATAGTTTACAAGGAGATGCTAAAAAATCTGCTAAAAGCATGTTTGGAAAAATTAATGCTATTAGCTTGGATGATGACTTACAAAGAAAATCTTTGTACAAGCAAGGAGTAATTGCTTTTGAAACGCTTCATCATAAGGAAAAATTAAGCCAGCTTGATAACTTAAATGACGAAAATTTTGAACAAACACTAGAAATCTTTTCAGAGCTTGACGATATAGAGGCTTCTTGGTATTATCAAATCACAGTAGGCAGGCTGAGTGTAATTCAAAAATTACAAACACACATAGAGGGCAATGCTTTAGAAAAAGTAGTTCAAGAATATATCTATGAACATCTTTGGTTATTAGATCCTTCATGGGAAAGAGCAACTGAGCCCCCTATTATGGAAAAAAAAATTACCTCAGAGTTTAGTCGTGTCTCTGACGAACTAAGCGCAGAAGAGAAAAATGGTCGAGTTGATATTAAGTATAGAAAAACTTCAGGGAAGCATATTATCATTGAATTAAAAAGATCTAGCGTTAAGCCAAAAGCAGGTAATATTTTAGAGCAGGTTAAAAAGTATAAAAGAGCGTTAAAAAAACAACTTGATGAGCATAACGAAACAGGTGAAATTGAAGTAATTTGTTTAGTGGGCAATAGGTTGTCTGGATGGGAGGTTCTATCTGAAAAAGAGAGTGATGAAAAGTCGTTGATGGCACACAATATAACCGTTATTACTTATCAGCAATTAATTAAGGACGCAGAAAATAGTTATAAATCTTATCTAGACAAAGGAAAAGATAAGGGGCGTATTCAACAATTGTTACAGTCAATTGACGATTCTTAA
- a CDS encoding DNA cytosine methyltransferase — protein sequence MKIEAIDLFCGIGGLTYGLQQAKIKVLVGLDNDKSCEYSYKKNNGVNFICEDVSKYGFKAMKEMYSKDSIKVLAGCAPCQTFSSHTFKVKDREKDVRWNMIDHFLRGIKVIEPDIISMENVRGITKTQVFSNFVKQIEKMKYKVSYEVVNCADYGIPQNRKRLIFLASKLGDISVPQKTHTKDNHIPINKIIKTLPTLKSGETCKKDKVHKSRNLSALNIERIRQSRPSGTWKDWDKTLLLDCYKKESGQSYATVYGRMNWNKVSPTITTQFTSYGSGRFGHPEQDRAISIREGALLQTFPKDYDFGDGIGIVATSRHIGNAVPPKLGFVVGQQINKHIKEFYGK from the coding sequence ATGAAAATAGAGGCAATTGATTTATTCTGCGGTATCGGTGGTCTGACATACGGCCTGCAACAGGCAAAGATAAAAGTGCTTGTTGGCCTTGATAATGACAAATCATGTGAATATTCGTACAAAAAAAATAATGGTGTTAATTTTATTTGTGAAGATGTTTCCAAATATGGCTTTAAAGCTATGAAAGAGATGTATTCTAAAGACAGTATTAAGGTCTTAGCAGGTTGCGCACCTTGTCAAACATTCTCATCTCACACCTTTAAAGTGAAAGACAGAGAAAAAGATGTAAGATGGAATATGATTGATCATTTTTTGCGAGGAATTAAAGTAATAGAGCCAGATATTATCTCCATGGAAAATGTACGAGGGATAACTAAAACTCAAGTATTTTCTAATTTTGTTAAACAAATAGAAAAAATGAAATACAAGGTTTCTTACGAAGTTGTCAATTGTGCTGATTACGGCATACCACAAAATAGAAAACGATTAATTTTTTTAGCTTCTAAATTAGGCGATATATCTGTGCCACAAAAAACCCACACAAAAGATAACCATATTCCAATTAATAAAATTATTAAAACCCTGCCAACACTAAAAAGTGGCGAGACTTGTAAAAAAGATAAAGTGCATAAATCTAGAAACCTTTCTGCATTAAATATAGAAAGAATACGGCAGTCAAGGCCCAGTGGAACATGGAAAGATTGGGATAAAACATTATTGCTAGATTGTTATAAAAAGGAAAGCGGACAAAGTTATGCAACTGTTTATGGTCGCATGAATTGGAATAAAGTCTCACCAACTATCACAACTCAATTTACCAGTTACGGCTCAGGTAGATTTGGACATCCTGAACAAGATAGAGCTATTTCAATAAGGGAAGGTGCATTATTGCAAACATTTCCTAAAGATTATGATTTTGGTGATGGAATTGGAATTGTTGCTACAAGTCGTCATATTGGCAATGCAGTTCCGCCAAAACTAGGTTTTGTTGTTGGACAACAAATTAATAAACATATTAAGGAGTTTTATGGCAAATAA
- the rsmG gene encoding 16S rRNA (guanine(527)-N(7))-methyltransferase RsmG produces MKELLIQGAKEMHIALNDAQASALIHYLELIIKWNKTYNLSAIRTMEVGVKKHLLDSLSIVPFIDQSPLLDVGSGAGLPGIVLSIMKPDLAVSVLDTVGKKCRFMQFVKSQLALKNLSVINARVEAFNPQQCFGQITSRAFAEVDKTLNLTQHLLCDNGHYLLMKGANAKQETPPKEAEIYQLSVPWVSDQRFLIKMKPLHKYE; encoded by the coding sequence ATGAAAGAACTCCTCATACAAGGTGCAAAAGAGATGCACATCGCACTTAACGATGCTCAAGCAAGCGCACTCATTCATTATCTAGAATTGATTATAAAATGGAACAAAACTTACAACCTAAGCGCAATTCGCACGATGGAAGTCGGCGTTAAAAAACACTTGCTAGACAGTTTATCCATCGTGCCATTTATCGACCAATCGCCATTGCTTGATGTAGGCTCAGGCGCAGGATTACCAGGGATTGTACTCAGCATTATGAAGCCCGACCTTGCCGTGAGTGTGCTGGATACAGTAGGCAAGAAATGCCGATTTATGCAATTTGTAAAAAGCCAGTTGGCGCTCAAAAATTTGTCTGTGATAAATGCACGAGTTGAAGCATTTAACCCACAACAATGTTTTGGTCAAATCACCTCCAGAGCATTTGCAGAAGTGGACAAAACTTTAAACTTAACCCAACATTTGTTATGCGATAATGGACATTATTTGCTAATGAAAGGCGCAAATGCCAAACAAGAAACACCGCCCAAAGAGGCTGAAATTTATCAACTGTCTGTCCCTTGGGTTTCAGACCAACGATTTTTAATTAAAATGAAACCTTTGCACAAGTATGAATAA